A window of the Deinococcus sp. Marseille-Q6407 genome harbors these coding sequences:
- the katA gene encoding catalase, with product MIRNDSQQDQDIAPSSQAQASAPLTTRQGHPIHDNQNSRTVGNRGPMTLENYQFLEKLSHFDRERIPERVVHARGAGAHGIFEATGKVGDEPISRYTRAKLFQEAGKQTPVFVRFSTVGHGTHSPETLRDPRGFAVKFYTEDGNWDLVGNNLKIFFIRDALKFPDLIHSQKPSPTTNIQSQERIFDFFSGSPEALHMITLLYSPWGIPATYRHMQGSGVNTYKWYNDQGEGVLVKYHWEPKQGVRNLTQAEADQVQSTNFNHATQDLHDAIERGDYPQWDLFVQIMEDGEHPELDFDPLDDTKIWPREQFPWRHVGTMTLNRNPENVFAETEQAAFGTGVLVDGLDFSDDKMLQGRTFSYSDTQRYRVGPNYLQLPINSPRCQVASNQRDGQMAYRVDTFEGQDARVNYEPSLLSGPKEAPREHAPHTPYVEGKLVREPIDRPNDFGQARMQYRNFADWERDELISNLSGALAGVDKRIQDKMIEYFTAADADYGKRVAEGIQAKEAAMKEEEMAAPTYGREASSLY from the coding sequence ATGATTAGGAACGATTCTCAACAAGACCAAGACATTGCCCCATCCTCACAGGCCCAGGCTTCTGCGCCCCTGACGACCCGCCAGGGCCACCCTATCCACGACAACCAGAACAGCCGCACGGTAGGCAACCGTGGCCCGATGACCTTAGAGAACTACCAGTTCCTGGAAAAACTCTCGCACTTCGACCGTGAACGGATTCCCGAACGTGTGGTTCACGCCCGCGGCGCTGGCGCACACGGCATCTTTGAAGCCACCGGTAAAGTGGGCGACGAACCGATCAGCCGCTATACCCGCGCCAAGCTGTTTCAGGAAGCCGGCAAACAGACTCCGGTCTTCGTGCGGTTCTCGACGGTAGGCCACGGCACCCATTCGCCCGAAACTCTGCGCGACCCGCGTGGCTTTGCTGTCAAGTTCTACACCGAAGACGGTAACTGGGACCTGGTTGGCAACAACCTGAAAATCTTTTTCATCCGTGACGCCCTCAAATTCCCGGACCTGATCCACTCGCAAAAGCCCAGCCCCACCACCAATATTCAGAGCCAGGAGCGCATTTTCGATTTCTTCTCTGGCTCGCCGGAAGCGCTGCATATGATCACCCTGCTTTACTCGCCCTGGGGGATTCCGGCCACCTACCGCCACATGCAGGGCAGCGGCGTGAATACCTACAAGTGGTACAACGACCAAGGCGAAGGCGTACTGGTCAAATATCACTGGGAACCCAAGCAGGGCGTGCGCAACCTGACCCAGGCGGAAGCCGATCAAGTACAGAGCACCAATTTCAACCACGCCACCCAGGACCTGCACGACGCCATTGAACGCGGCGATTACCCGCAGTGGGACCTGTTTGTACAGATCATGGAAGATGGTGAGCACCCCGAGCTGGACTTCGATCCTCTCGACGACACCAAGATCTGGCCGCGTGAGCAGTTTCCCTGGCGCCACGTCGGCACCATGACCCTGAACCGCAATCCGGAAAATGTGTTTGCAGAAACCGAGCAGGCCGCTTTCGGGACCGGTGTGCTGGTGGACGGACTGGACTTCAGCGACGACAAGATGCTGCAGGGCCGCACGTTCAGTTACTCGGATACCCAGCGTTACCGGGTGGGCCCCAACTATCTGCAGCTGCCGATCAACAGCCCCCGCTGCCAGGTGGCCAGCAACCAGCGTGACGGCCAGATGGCTTACCGGGTGGATACTTTTGAAGGCCAGGATGCCCGGGTCAACTATGAACCCAGCCTGCTGAGCGGCCCCAAGGAAGCACCGCGCGAGCATGCACCGCACACTCCATATGTAGAAGGCAAGCTGGTGCGTGAGCCTATTGACCGGCCCAACGACTTCGGTCAGGCGAGAATGCAGTACCGCAACTTTGCCGACTGGGAACGCGACGAACTGATCAGCAATCTGTCTGGTGCCCTGGCCGGCGTGGACAAGCGGATTCAGGATAAGATGATCGAGTACTTTACCGCTGCGGACGCCGACTACGGCAAGCGCGTGGCTGAAGGCATTCAGGCCAAAGAAGCCGCAATGAAAGAAGAGGAGATGGCAGCCCCGACCTATGGCCGGGAAGCCAGCAGCCTGTACTAA
- a CDS encoding MBL fold metallo-hydrolase — translation MSDVILQPSSLQLTTTRSGTRIYTVEVDAYRSLPVNIFVVIAGSRSAPEYRALVDVGSERPACFQQITAGLQQLETKYGEKISLQTLDRIILTHEHPDHIGGLPRLREQTRAPLAAHPLAAESIEAPLAAQQRSLASQEATYRWMGLPEDILAPWRATQGRPILPAGLEVADLLEGASSMLDGLFRVTHVPGHAAGQVALRVDEVLLTADHLLPGSLPPLWPERVRSFLGLGHYLDALERVRHLQGIELTLPSHGQPLENSEERIEVIRRKIGRKLERVVQQVEEHPGQTIFELSRALYPEQPLSRARLLLSQTAALVEYLEQKNFLVESYGTEEAAHWSRGPAAGQPLV, via the coding sequence GTGAGCGATGTGATTTTGCAGCCCTCATCTCTTCAGTTGACGACAACCCGGTCAGGCACACGTATTTACACGGTGGAAGTGGATGCTTACCGGTCGCTGCCGGTCAATATCTTTGTCGTCATCGCAGGAAGTCGGTCAGCACCAGAATACCGGGCCCTGGTGGATGTGGGGAGTGAAAGGCCTGCCTGTTTTCAGCAAATTACCGCAGGCCTGCAGCAGCTGGAAACCAAGTATGGGGAGAAAATCAGCTTGCAGACTCTGGACCGGATTATTTTGACCCATGAACATCCAGACCATATTGGTGGTCTCCCCCGGCTGCGGGAACAAACTAGGGCACCCCTGGCAGCTCATCCCCTGGCCGCTGAATCTATAGAGGCCCCTCTGGCTGCGCAGCAGCGTTCTCTGGCTTCACAGGAAGCTACTTATCGGTGGATGGGACTGCCGGAAGATATCCTTGCTCCTTGGCGGGCTACGCAGGGCCGGCCCATTCTACCGGCAGGTTTGGAAGTTGCCGACCTGCTGGAAGGGGCAAGTAGTATGCTGGACGGTTTATTCCGAGTAACGCATGTGCCGGGGCATGCCGCTGGTCAAGTTGCTCTAAGGGTAGATGAAGTGCTGTTGACGGCTGATCATTTGCTGCCGGGAAGCTTGCCTCCCCTGTGGCCCGAACGCGTCCGGTCCTTCCTGGGCCTGGGTCATTATCTGGATGCCCTGGAGCGTGTCCGGCATCTCCAAGGGATAGAGCTGACGCTGCCCAGCCACGGGCAACCTCTGGAAAATTCGGAAGAGCGAATCGAAGTAATACGCCGCAAGATAGGACGAAAGCTGGAGCGAGTTGTGCAGCAGGTTGAAGAACACCCGGGGCAGACGATCTTTGAGCTTTCGCGGGCCCTTTACCCAGAACAGCCACTCTCCCGTGCCCGGCTGTTGCTCAGTCAGACAGCGGCGTTGGTGGAATACCTGGAGCAGAAAAACTTTCTCGTTGAAAGTTATGGGACAGAGGAAGCCGCTCACTGGAGCCGGGGCCCGGCAGCCGGTCAACCTCTCGTCTAA